The Podospora bellae-mahoneyi strain CBS 112042 chromosome 7, whole genome shotgun sequence genome includes a window with the following:
- a CDS encoding hypothetical protein (EggNog:ENOG503P1ZY; CAZy:GT109), which yields MDKLLSHQADLYLANPPPRPPPPSDENDNKFLCIGIPSINRTTQSFLKHTIGTLLLPLSPAQRSSVHLVVLLADRPAEKHSAYGEGWLEKVVDEVLIYDDPPPSEGGVYKKVPFELVDGRERGKTRVENMRLDHSLLVETCMNQGSEYFALVEDDVVASGDWFTRLNKGLGFLEGRKGEEEWLYLRLFHSELLMGWNSEEWRTYLGWSCTVYAIVLVSFLVLRSKRWLCFGRLGRQNADVFRYATAMVFGLWLPALIALWFLSGRISTSRINPFAWTSHGVREMMNYGCCAQGLVFPRRQLPGVFKLMRYPPYRFPGDMILEGYAGDHGLRKWALDPSVLQHVGFTESSAGPRRAEVWNFSFERLTPKTTGWGWGG from the coding sequence CAAACTCCTCTCTCACCAAGCCGATTTATACCTCGCCAACCCGCCCCCtagacctcctcccccctccgaCGAAAACGACAACAAATTCCTCTGCATCGGCATCCCCTCCATAAACCGCACCACCCAGTCCTTCCTCAAGCACACAAtcggcaccctcctcctccccctctcccccgcccaGCGTTCGTCGGTCCACTTGGTTGTCTTGCTAGCCGACCGTCCAGCGGAGAAACACAGCGCGtatggggaggggtggttggagaaggttgttgatgaggttcTCATTTACGATGACCCGCCACCTTCTGAGGGGGGTGTATACAAAAAGGTGCCGTTTGAGCTTGTGGACGGCCGAGAAAGGGGGAAGACGAGGGTTGAAAACATGAGGTTGGATCACTCCCTGTTGGTGGAGACTTGCATGAACCAGGGAAGTGAGTATTTCGccttggtggaggatgatgttgtcgCTTCAGGGGATTGGTTTACCCGGCTGAACAAAGGGTTGGGGTTtctggaggggaggaaaggggaggaagagtggTTGTATCTGAGGTTGTTTCACTCGGAACTGTTGATGGGGTGGAATAGTGAGGAGTGGAGGACGTACCTCGGTTGGTCTTGCACAGTCTACGCGATTGTGCTCGTCTCGTTTCTGGTGCTACGATCAAAAAGGTGGTTGTgttttgggaggttggggaggcagaACGCGGATGTGTTTCGGTATGCGACTGCGATGGTGTTCGGTCTTTGGCTGCCGGCGTTGATTGCGCTGTGGTTTCTTTCTGGGAGGATTTCGACAAGTAGGATCAACCCTTTCGCTTGGACGTCGCacggggtgagggagatgatgaactATGGGTGTTGCGCGCAGGGGCTGGTGTTCCCTAGGAGGCAGCTCCCTGGAGTTTTTAAGCTGATGAGGTACCCGCCTTATCGGTTTCCGGGGGATATGATACTGGAGGGGTACGCGGGGGATCACGGGCTCAGAAAGTGGGCGTTGGATCCGAGTGTGCTTCAGCATGTGGGCTTCACCGAGAGCTCGGCCgggccgaggagggcggaggtgTGGAACTTTAGTTTTGAGAGGTTGACTCCAAAGACGacgggttgggggtgggggggttag